In the bacterium SCSIO 12741 genome, ATCACACCAAATGTGAATCGCTTTTTACCGAACTCATATCCTACCATGAGTGGAATCTCAACGTAAGAATGGTTTAGACTAACCCGATGATCCAATTGATTGGTATCCTCAAATTCTACCAGTAATGTATCGGTGTTGGGAATGTAGGTGGAGTCCTCAATGCGATGGCTAATGGTGTCAATTCTTAAAATGGGTCCACTTGGATCATCGATAAATATGGAGTCATGTACTTCTACAATCACCTCACGAATAATCCATTTACCCTGATCTACCACAATGGATTTCTGGAGCGTCTCATACTGCTCGTAGGTGTAATCCAGATCGGTGTGATAGCTCTGGTAAAGCATTCCTGTGTTTACGAAAAACTGATTTCGATACAGAACAAGATCGAGTCCACCATTCTTGGTAATAATGGGCTCCTCGGATACCCGAATATTTGGATTGAGGGATTGGGTGATGGCGGGAAGGTTATAACTCGCCCCAAACTTGATTCCAATTCCCCAATTCCAGTCAGCAGGCTTTCTTGCCCGGTCCGCGCGACCGAAGCTACTATTAGCGTCATCAAACTCAGGCTGCTGGATTCCATTTTCCGGGAACAATCCAGGTCCACGAGATTGAAGTAGGAATATCCGGTCCGGTGAGATCATAAAGGTAGACTTACCCGCTCGATCGTTTGCCGCGACGATAGATTCCTCATGGTCCGTTTCGTCACTCTCAACAGCTGCAATAGCCACAGGGGTTGATGGTGAAGTTGAAGACGAGGACGAAGATGACGGTGAAGGCACTGATGAGACTGATCTTTCAGGCTGCGTCGTATTGAATTCTTCTGGTGCTGCGACATTCGTTTCATCCGAATGATTCATTTCTGTTTCATCCTGAGTTTTCGCCAGGGCATTCTTGGAGGCTGGGGGAGTAACCGGATTTGGATTTCCTGTTATTCCTGCATCCGAAGTTCCGGCAGCAACACCCTTAGCCGAAGTAAAAACGGGTGTGGCCGAAGAAGCTGTAATCGGTAGATCCTCAATAATTCGATCACTACCAGATTCCATCGATTGCTCAGCAAGCAAAGGCTGATTCGAATCCATCCAATAGTAACCAGCCAAAGCCATTGTAGAGGAGAGCATCGCTCCCCAAAAGAGGTACAGGAAGAATCTCCTGTTGTTCCCTTTTTTCTTCTGGATATGATCTGCTGCATCCTGCCAATATTGATCTTGGTAGGGCGGATCGTACGCTTCGGCAGCCGTACGAAACAGATCATCCAGGTTAAAATTTTGCTCTTTTTCCATAGTTAAAGAATCTTGCTGAGCATTTCCTTTAATTTATTCCGGGCATTGTTCAAATGCCAACGTGATGTTCCTTCCGAAATGTCGAGCATTTCGGCAATTTCTTCGTGTTTATACCCTTCAATGACGTAGAGGTTAAAGACCTTGTTACTCATTGGGGGAAGTTTGCGGACCAAGTGCAGAATTTCTTCTGCGTCAAACTGTTGCATAACGTCGTTAACTGATCCACTAACTAAATTGGGTTTCATTTCAACAGCTTCCCGATTAGCGGTATTCTTCTTGGTCTGCTGTTTTTTGTATTCATTAATAATGGTATTCACCGCAATTTTTCGGATCCAGGCTTTGTACGGCACTTCCTCTTTTTTCTTCTCCAGATTGAGCAGAATCTTGTAGAAAATGTCGTTGAGCATAAAGCGAGCATCCTCTTCGTTAGGATAATAGCGGATACACAGAGACATTAGGTACCTAAAGCTTTTTTTGAAAAGTTCTTCGTGCGCCCGCTTGTCTCCCTCAATACACTGCTGTATCAGGTGACCACTTATATCCATTTCCGTCTTGCTTACCACTACAACGACTGCATTTAAAATGTTGGGCCAGTTTTCAATTTATTCCATGAAATACAAATAATGACGTTAATTGCTTGTATTTCAGATTTTTATATTGAAAATTGATCGCCCAGTTTTTACGGCTTCTAACTATGAAAGTTACTTCACTTCAAAAAACGGAGACCAGATTTCGGTCAATTCGAAAGTGCTTTTTACAAAATAAGAC is a window encoding:
- a CDS encoding outer membrane beta-barrel protein, producing the protein MEKEQNFNLDDLFRTAAEAYDPPYQDQYWQDAADHIQKKKGNNRRFFLYLFWGAMLSSTMALAGYYWMDSNQPLLAEQSMESGSDRIIEDLPITASSATPVFTSAKGVAAGTSDAGITGNPNPVTPPASKNALAKTQDETEMNHSDETNVAAPEEFNTTQPERSVSSVPSPSSSSSSSTSPSTPVAIAAVESDETDHEESIVAANDRAGKSTFMISPDRIFLLQSRGPGLFPENGIQQPEFDDANSSFGRADRARKPADWNWGIGIKFGASYNLPAITQSLNPNIRVSEEPIITKNGGLDLVLYRNQFFVNTGMLYQSYHTDLDYTYEQYETLQKSIVVDQGKWIIREVIVEVHDSIFIDDPSGPILRIDTISHRIEDSTYIPNTDTLLVEFEDTNQLDHRVSLNHSYVEIPLMVGYEFGKKRFTFGVMTGVSVGLLTRNQTMPSIYNGTEVPTPIAGSYRKVLLNYQVQGRIKYQWNRLGLYSDLFWKTNLNYLYEDNEIINLKYDALGAQIGLFYRF
- a CDS encoding RNA polymerase sigma factor, with the protein product MVSKTEMDISGHLIQQCIEGDKRAHEELFKKSFRYLMSLCIRYYPNEEDARFMLNDIFYKILLNLEKKKEEVPYKAWIRKIAVNTIINEYKKQQTKKNTANREAVEMKPNLVSGSVNDVMQQFDAEEILHLVRKLPPMSNKVFNLYVIEGYKHEEIAEMLDISEGTSRWHLNNARNKLKEMLSKIL